In Granulicella mallensis MP5ACTX8, the sequence GGCGTACGAGTGTCATACCCATGCGGCCCCATCCACCAGGTGCAGGCGTGAAGAGCTCGGGTGCATCCGCGAGAACACCTGCCTGTTGTTCAGGCGTGAGCTTGAGCGTGCCAAGGCCTTTTTCGCCATAGGCAAGCGTCGCGAAGATGCGGTCGTGGATGCGGAAGTCCGGAGCGCCCATATGGGAGCTCTCGATGGCTTCAGGGAGGGCAAGCGCGAGCTTGCGAAAGAGGTCTGGACTCGGCGTAGTCTCGAAGGTCTTCTTCATGCTTTCGCCTCTTTGCTCTCTGAATGCAGCGACAATTCTATGCGATCGGGCCGATCATCGAATGCCCGAACATCGAAGGTACGGGCGTTTATACCCGGGTGATATCTTGAAAGTAGATTTTACCCGGGTATAATTTGGATGGTTATCTCAGAAAGGTATCTCATGTCCGCATCGCCATCGCTCCAG encodes:
- a CDS encoding MmcQ/YjbR family DNA-binding protein, whose amino-acid sequence is MKKTFETTPSPDLFRKLALALPEAIESSHMGAPDFRIHDRIFATLAYGEKGLGTLKLTPEQQAGVLADAPELFTPAPGGWGRMGMTLVRLDAPEAVLAGALSTAFHHVLSKQTAKKRVSTTKAPRSRLQ